The following coding sequences lie in one Maribacter forsetii DSM 18668 genomic window:
- a CDS encoding SGNH/GDSL hydrolase family protein, translating to MRITRNHIIFIALFVATSLSTYAQVINAGVGGNTTVQLLERLHDDVLEKKPDLVIVMVGTNDMLNSRKLVSYRAYEDNLEHIVKSIKQTHSKVVLMTSPPADSVYLFKRHDKKLFNEAPNVKLDRARNSVSRVAKKLSVHYLDLFQIFKDMDLPKHNSDLFFKNISNSGAADGVHPTALGYRFIGELVLRYLKENQLLEKSQKIICLGDSITYGSGMQGRGTSTGDTYPAVLQNFIKEYNSVNRTTKN from the coding sequence ATGAGAATAACCAGAAATCATATCATTTTCATCGCATTATTTGTTGCAACTTCATTATCAACCTATGCTCAAGTAATAAATGCCGGTGTGGGCGGTAATACCACGGTACAACTTTTAGAAAGATTGCATGATGATGTTTTGGAAAAAAAACCAGATTTGGTAATAGTAATGGTCGGTACCAATGATATGCTGAATTCTAGAAAGTTGGTTTCATATCGTGCATATGAAGATAATTTAGAGCATATCGTAAAAAGCATAAAGCAAACGCATAGTAAAGTAGTGCTTATGACTTCACCTCCGGCAGATTCCGTGTATTTGTTTAAAAGGCATGATAAAAAGTTGTTTAATGAAGCACCCAACGTAAAATTAGATAGAGCAAGAAATAGTGTGTCTCGTGTAGCAAAGAAATTGTCGGTGCATTATTTGGATTTATTTCAGATTTTTAAAGATATGGATTTGCCAAAACACAACAGCGATTTATTTTTTAAGAATATAAGCAATAGTGGTGCCGCGGACGGAGTGCATCCTACGGCGTTGGGCTATCGGTTTATTGGTGAACTGGTATTGCGCTATTTAAAGGAAAACCAGCTACTGGAAAAGTCTCAGAAAATCATTTGTCTAGGCGATTCTATAACCTATGGCAGTGGTATGCAAGGCAGGGGAACTTCTACGGGAGATACCTATCCCGCAGTACTTCAAAATTTTATAAAAGAATACAACAGTGTAAATAGAACAACCAAGAACTGA
- a CDS encoding 3-keto-disaccharide hydrolase: MRNHRLLLICVTLIVNVGISNGQNQKRIEDGFEQLFNGKNFDGWHLKLRNGDTAKAKEVYAIEDGMVHVFKHMPDSLNLNTGENGTHGLFYTNKKYSKYILRFEYKWGEKITNNFDEWQYDAGCYYHVFDDKVWPKGLEYQVRYNHITDRNHTGDFWGAGVSLNWTATADGKTFLLPKDGGKEMPNMKNEIYGYASPKYNALNGEWNQCEIIVMGNAYTIHKLNGEIVNMGTNLSVGEGIIGFQSETAEIYYRNIEIKEFDKVVPMKKFLN, encoded by the coding sequence ATGAGAAATCACCGATTATTACTTATCTGCGTCACACTAATCGTAAATGTGGGTATCTCCAATGGACAAAATCAAAAGAGGATAGAGGACGGTTTTGAACAATTGTTCAATGGTAAAAATTTTGATGGTTGGCATCTGAAACTGAGGAATGGAGATACTGCTAAGGCGAAAGAAGTATATGCTATTGAAGATGGCATGGTGCATGTTTTTAAGCACATGCCAGATAGTTTAAATTTAAATACTGGTGAAAATGGCACTCACGGCCTATTCTATACCAATAAGAAATATAGTAAGTACATACTTCGATTCGAATATAAATGGGGAGAGAAAATAACCAATAATTTTGATGAATGGCAGTATGATGCGGGCTGCTATTACCATGTGTTCGATGACAAGGTGTGGCCTAAAGGTCTAGAATATCAAGTACGTTACAATCACATTACCGATAGAAACCATACAGGCGATTTTTGGGGTGCAGGTGTAAGTTTAAATTGGACAGCTACAGCAGATGGCAAAACATTTTTATTACCTAAAGATGGTGGTAAAGAGATGCCTAACATGAAGAATGAAATTTATGGGTATGCATCTCCCAAATACAATGCCCTGAATGGAGAATGGAACCAGTGCGAAATTATTGTAATGGGCAATGCATATACCATTCATAAGCTAAACGGTGAAATTGTAAATATGGGTACGAATCTGTCGGTGGGTGAAGGTATCATCGGTTTTCAATCAGAAACGGCAGAAATTTATTATCGTAACATAGAAATTAAAGAATTTGATAAGGTTGTTCCCATGAAAAAGTTTCTAAATTAA
- a CDS encoding sulfatase-like hydrolase/transferase, producing MNKGRIFCNVIVVFLVAIVGFSCKDKERNQPFEVKKKPNFLFVLVDDQSPFDFKFYDSTSTLDAPTITQLAKDGLVVDDARHMGAMVGAVCTPSRHMIMSGRTVWSLPSMQGYINPNEPKNLEENTIGAIFNRAGYSTMRTCKKGNSYPKANKQFTVVKDATKRGGTDESGSAWHANQVLTYLEDRDSTADKNPFFIYFGLSHPHDVRDGTPELLAKYGATNHTDKNNLPAANEKQPPLPDNYLDGHPFHHGHLELRDEENVSGVWKNRDEQTVRNEIGREYACSENIDIQLNKVLRKLEAMGELDNTYIIYTSDHGIAVGRHGLMGKQNLYEHTWRVPLIVKGPGIKANQRVKGNIYLTDILPTLCDLADIDIPETVQSKSFKPVLMGEQDSIRDVMYGVYAGGSTPGMRTVKKGDWKLIKYDVLDGKVRETQLFNLAENPNEYIAEHCKPKEMQNDLAENPKYAAKLAEMENLLLEEMETYGDPFRLWDQETK from the coding sequence ATGAATAAAGGCAGAATTTTTTGCAACGTTATCGTAGTCTTTTTAGTTGCGATTGTTGGTTTTAGTTGTAAGGATAAAGAGAGGAATCAACCGTTTGAGGTAAAAAAGAAGCCGAACTTTTTATTCGTATTGGTGGATGATCAGTCACCATTCGATTTTAAATTTTACGATTCCACTTCTACTTTAGATGCCCCTACGATAACTCAATTGGCAAAAGATGGTTTGGTAGTGGACGATGCAAGGCATATGGGGGCAATGGTAGGTGCGGTATGTACACCATCAAGACATATGATCATGAGCGGTAGAACGGTGTGGAGCCTCCCATCAATGCAAGGGTATATTAACCCAAACGAACCCAAAAATTTAGAGGAGAATACTATTGGCGCTATTTTCAATAGGGCAGGGTACAGCACCATGCGCACATGTAAAAAGGGAAATTCATACCCAAAGGCGAACAAACAATTTACCGTGGTGAAAGATGCTACAAAACGAGGTGGCACTGACGAATCTGGTAGTGCTTGGCACGCTAATCAGGTATTGACCTATTTAGAAGATAGAGATTCAACAGCCGATAAAAATCCGTTTTTCATTTATTTTGGTCTATCGCATCCGCATGATGTAAGAGATGGCACTCCGGAATTGTTGGCGAAATATGGAGCAACAAATCATACCGATAAAAATAATCTTCCAGCAGCCAATGAAAAACAACCCCCGTTACCCGATAATTATTTGGACGGTCACCCTTTTCATCATGGTCATTTAGAATTGAGGGATGAAGAAAATGTAAGCGGTGTTTGGAAAAACAGGGATGAACAAACCGTTAGAAACGAAATAGGAAGAGAATATGCATGCTCAGAAAATATTGATATTCAACTGAATAAAGTCTTGAGAAAATTAGAGGCAATGGGCGAATTGGATAATACCTATATCATCTATACCTCTGATCATGGAATTGCGGTAGGCCGGCATGGTTTAATGGGGAAACAGAATTTATATGAACATACTTGGAGGGTGCCCTTAATTGTAAAAGGTCCTGGTATTAAGGCGAACCAACGAGTTAAGGGCAATATTTATTTAACCGATATTTTACCTACATTATGTGATTTGGCTGACATAGATATACCGGAAACAGTACAGAGCAAAAGCTTTAAACCTGTACTTATGGGTGAACAAGATAGTATTAGAGATGTAATGTATGGCGTTTATGCGGGTGGTTCAACACCCGGCATGCGCACCGTAAAAAAAGGAGATTGGAAATTGATTAAGTATGATGTTTTAGACGGTAAGGTTCGTGAGACACAATTATTCAATCTGGCGGAAAATCCTAATGAATATATTGCAGAACATTGTAAACCCAAAGAAATGCAAAATGACTTGGCAGAAAACCCAAAATACGCAGCTAAGTTGGCAGAAATGGAGAATTTACTTTTAGAGGAAATGGAAACTTACGGAGACCCATTTAGGTTATGGGATCAAGAAACTAAATAA